From a single Opisthocomus hoazin isolate bOpiHoa1 chromosome 6, bOpiHoa1.hap1, whole genome shotgun sequence genomic region:
- the NDC1 gene encoding nucleoporin NDC1, with product MEPGPGPQRALLRQVLGWRVAAAVAWSVLLLPVCTAAFVVLSGLDPFHPVRWISNSFNDLYTSYAIFCILLMSVVILVISIFNAEFYAVVPSIPCSRLALIGKIIHPQQVIHSVVHAVMGMLVAWCAAVMTKGKFQFLAVPCMQSESLDDAVPQMCLNEYHLFFLLSGAFMGYSYSLLYLINNMNYLPFPVIQQYKYLRFRRSLPLLVKHSCVESLYFVRNFCVVYYFFGYIPKVWISTTMDLRIDSKLHPLDSLTGLLDLSLFYHAWLCGVFLLITWYIAWLLFKIYATEMHHFPVQPTFAEETDQCLPKILNSNPPLIIKFLALQDLMLLSQYSPVRRQEVFSLSQPGGHPHNWTAISRECLSLLSDLTQRLITQQEAAAANGRAKQPAGELKVSPQTPGAAVTDDMSFQLQRSNIVPRASMSSLVKSSLMPSKTSPGSDVGSPFSSPALNCKMGIPDVSSPWHGPVQSPHVMRRGLKLWTSGSDLQMNGSHHESFPVLSAARVGSEAVQPSFIYTWLQNKQEQIKNFLSKRVLIMYFFSKHPEASIEAVFSDTQMHIWALEGLSHLVAASFTEDQFGVVQTTLPAILSTLLTLQEVIDRHFKLPHVSSKPPRISGSLVDTSYKTLRFALRASLKTALYRITAVFGEHLNAVQVSTEHKKRLQQFLEYKE from the exons AtggagccgggcccgggcccTCAGCGAGCGCTGCTCCGCCAG gtgctgggctggagggtggCGGCCGCCGTCGCCTGGtccgtgctgctgctgcccgtCTGCACCGCGGCCTTCGTCGTCCTCAGCGGCCTCGACCCGTTCCACCCGGTGCGCTGGATCTCGA attcTTTCAATGATTTATACACCTCCTATGCCATCTTTTGTATCCTTCTTATGTCTGTGGTGATACTAGTAATAAGCATCTTCAACGCTGAATTTTATGCAG TTGTGCCATCAATACCATGCTCTCGGTTAGCACTGATAGGAAAAATTattcaccctcagcaagttatCCATTCGGTTGTTCATGCTGTAATGGGAATGTTGGTTGCTTGGTGCGCTGCAGTTATGACAAAAGGGAAGTTCCAGTTTCTTGCTGTGCCCTGCATGCAGTCAGAAAG TCTAGATGATGCTGTTCCTCAGATGTGCCTAAATGAATATCACCTCTTTTTTCTACTTTCTGGAGCTTTCATGGGATACAGTTACAGTCTTTTGTATCTTATTAACAATATGAATTATTTGCCATTTCCAGTCATACAG caaTACAAGTACTTACGTTTCAGAAGATCTTTGCCTCTCCTCGTTAAACACAGTTGTGTGGAATCGCTATATTTTGTTAGAAACTTCTGTGTCGTGTATTACTTTTTTG GTTATATCCCGAAGGTGTGGATAAGTACCACAATGGATCTTCGTATAGACAG TAAATTGCATCCCCTTGACTCTCTGACTGGCTTATTGGATCTCTCCTTGTTTTACCACGCCTGGTTATGTGGCGTATTTCTTCTGATTACCTGGTACATTGCATGGTTACTCTTCAAAATCTATGCTACAGAG ATGCATCATTTTCCTGTCCAGCCAACTTTTGCTGAGGAGACAGACCAGTGCCTGCCTAAAATCTTAAACAGCAACCCTCCCCTTATTATAAAG tTTTTGGCCTTACAAGACTTGATGTTACTTTCCCAGTATTCTCCTGTTCGACGACAGGAAGTCTTTAGCCTTAGTCAGCCAG GTGGGCACCCGCACAACTGGACTGCGATATCGAGGGAATGTTTGAGTCTGCTGAGTGACCTGACCCAGAGGCTGATCACACAGCAGGAAGCTGCGGCAGCAAATGGGAGAGCAAAGCAGCCAGCAGGAGAGCTGAAAGTATCTCCACAGACTCCAG GAGCTGCTGTGACAGACGACATGTCTTTCCAGTTACAGAGGTCTAATATTGTTCCCAGAGCCTCCATGTCTTCACTGGTTAAATCGTCTCTAATGCCTTCAAAGACATCGCCTGGGTCTGATGTTGGTTCGCCTTTCAGCTCACCTGCTCTAAATTGCAAGATGGGAATTCCGGATGTAAGCTCTCCTTGGCATGGACCAGTCCAAAGTCCTCATGTTATGAGAAGGGGACTAAAGCTGTGGACATCAGGTTCAG ATCTGCAAATGAATGGTTCCCACCACGAATCCTTCCCAGTGCTCTCTGCTGCAAGAGTTGGCAGTGAGGCAGTGCAGCCAAGCTTTATTTACACATGGCTTCAGAACAAGCAAGAACAG ataaAAAACTTCTTGTCAAAACGAGTGCTGATAATGTATTTCTTCAGCAAG CACCCAGAAGCTTCCATCGAAGCTGTCTTCTCCGATACCCAAATGCACATCTGGGCTTTGGAGG gtctgtCTCATTTGGTAGCAGCCTCCTTTACTGAAGACCAGTTTGGAGTTGTCCAGACTACATTGCCAGCTATCCTGAGTACTTTACTGACTCTTCAGGAG GTCATAGACAGACATTTCAAACTGCCTCATGTTTCTAGCAAGCCCCCCAGGATTTCGGGAAGTCTGGTGGACACATCCTACAAAACGCTACGGTTTGCACTTAGGGCATCTCTGAAAACAGCGCTATACCGGATAACTGCTGTCTTTGGAGAACACTTAAA TGCAGTGCAAGTGTCTACAGAACATAAGAAAAGACTGCAGCAATTCTTGGAATACAAAGAATAA